In one Rhinoraja longicauda isolate Sanriku21f chromosome 32, sRhiLon1.1, whole genome shotgun sequence genomic region, the following are encoded:
- the lim2.1 gene encoding lens intrinsic membrane protein 2.1, translated as MSRKMYSFMGGGLFCAGVGNILLVVSTATDYWMQYRRSGNFMHQGLWRYCVPGKCFLHTDSVAYWDATRVFMILSLLACFIGIIIGFMAFMQYSSFTKFDRTFAAGILYFISCLFVLLAMAIYTAVTINSYGKRYGNWRFSWSYIIGWVAVVLTFFAGIFYMCAYRLHESPQNSNPR; from the exons ATGTCCAGGAAGATGTACAGTTTTATGGGCGGAGGTTTGTTCTGTGCTGGTGTAGGCAACATCCTGCTTGTTGTTTCCACAGCAACAGATTATTGGATGCAGTATCGCCGTTCTGGCAATTTTATGCACCAGGGCCTGTGGAGATATTGTGTGCCGGGAAAATGCTTCTTGCACACTGACAGCGTTG CCTATTGGGATGCCACTCGAGTATTCATGATCCTCTCCTTGTTGGCTTGCTTCATTGGCATCATTATTGGCTTCATGGCATTCATGCAATACTCTTCCTTCACCAAATTTGACAGAACCTTTGCTGCAGGAATCTTGTACTTTATTTCAt GTTTATTTGTGTTGCTTGCCATGGCTATTTATACAGCCGTCACGATAAATTCTTACGGTAAGCGTTATGGCAATTGGCGCTTCTCCTGGTCCTACATCATTGGATGGGTAGCTGTGGTGCTCACATTCTTTGCAG GTATCTTCTACATGTGTGCCTATCGTTTGCATGAGAGCCCACAAAATTCAAACCCACGCTAG